A region of Streptomyces sp. WMMC500 DNA encodes the following proteins:
- a CDS encoding FAD-dependent oxidoreductase, whose amino-acid sequence MAVDAMSHAVVVGAGVSGLLAAHVLASSFERVTVVERDEFADGAPAFRSGVPQSRHVHVLWSRGQAAVDALLPGVVTDLEAAGATVVRAPDQMRWLSPARWFADVPGAHYLSASRELLEATLRRRIDDHPAIAWMPRHEVTALVPGRNGAAAVSGVRLRERGKDGRESTVHADLVVVATGRSSRTTRWLVELGHAAPVTERFDAHLGYSSRYYRRPAAEGPWKAMYVQGTPDVPRGGVIVPIEGGRWLVTLLGQAEHQPPVEEKDWLAFAASLRTDELAEALAGLEPLSDAVAFRATANEWTHFERARRWPRGLLVIGDALCRFNPVYGHGMTVAAMQAQAIASRIAALRPAEVPARAPELQKAVAKCVRGAWMIATGEDARYPSTDGPKPGPLGRMQQRYMSRVVAAANTDPVVSEAFFAVLSLNRPPESLLTPRIAARARRFAAREALTDRLA is encoded by the coding sequence GTGGCGGTCGACGCGATGAGCCATGCGGTGGTGGTGGGAGCCGGGGTCTCCGGTCTGCTCGCCGCTCACGTGCTGGCGAGCAGCTTTGAGCGGGTGACGGTGGTCGAGCGGGATGAGTTCGCCGACGGGGCGCCCGCGTTCCGGTCCGGGGTGCCGCAGTCGCGACATGTGCACGTCCTGTGGTCCCGCGGGCAGGCCGCGGTGGACGCGCTCTTACCGGGGGTCGTCACCGACCTCGAAGCCGCCGGGGCCACCGTCGTGCGCGCCCCTGATCAGATGCGCTGGCTCTCTCCGGCCAGGTGGTTCGCCGACGTCCCGGGAGCGCACTACCTCTCCGCCTCGCGCGAACTGCTGGAGGCGACCCTACGGCGCCGGATCGACGACCATCCCGCGATCGCATGGATGCCCCGCCATGAGGTGACCGCTCTGGTGCCCGGGCGAAACGGGGCGGCCGCGGTGTCCGGTGTACGGCTGCGCGAGCGTGGCAAGGACGGCCGGGAGTCCACGGTGCACGCGGACCTGGTGGTCGTCGCCACCGGCCGCAGCTCCCGTACCACCCGGTGGCTGGTCGAACTCGGTCACGCCGCGCCGGTCACGGAGAGGTTCGACGCGCACCTCGGCTACTCCTCGCGCTACTACCGGCGCCCGGCCGCCGAGGGCCCCTGGAAGGCCATGTACGTGCAGGGCACCCCCGATGTTCCGCGCGGCGGGGTGATCGTGCCGATCGAAGGCGGGCGCTGGCTGGTCACGTTGCTGGGGCAGGCTGAACACCAGCCACCGGTCGAGGAGAAGGACTGGCTCGCCTTCGCCGCATCGCTGCGCACCGATGAGCTGGCAGAGGCGCTCGCGGGTCTGGAGCCGTTGTCGGACGCGGTCGCCTTCCGGGCGACGGCGAACGAGTGGACGCACTTCGAGCGGGCGAGGCGGTGGCCCCGGGGACTGCTGGTGATCGGTGACGCCCTGTGCCGCTTCAACCCGGTCTACGGGCACGGGATGACGGTCGCGGCGATGCAGGCGCAGGCCATCGCCTCCCGGATCGCGGCGCTCAGGCCGGCGGAGGTCCCCGCACGCGCACCGGAGCTGCAGAAAGCCGTGGCGAAGTGCGTGCGCGGCGCCTGGATGATCGCCACGGGCGAGGACGCCCGATACCCGAGCACGGACGGGCCGAAGCCGGGGCCACTGGGCAGGATGCAGCAGCGCTACATGTCGCGGGTGGTGGCTGCAGCCAACACCGACCCGGTGGTGTCCGAGGCGTTCTTCGCGGTGCTGTCACTCAACCGCCCCCCTGAGTCGCTGCTGACGCCGCGGATCGCGGCGCGCGCGAGGCGCTTCGCGGCGCGCGAGGCGCTGACCGACCGGCTCGCCTGA
- a CDS encoding cryptochrome/photolyase family protein, translating to MTTAHWLFGDQLGPHFLTRGEEGPAGDAPLVMIEARSVFRRRRLHRAKAHLVLSAMRHRAAELGDRIHYVRAETYREGLREAAGDSPVTVHHPTSRAALRLVRSLESVRVLPARGFLLPHGAFRAWAEGRNGRRLRQEDFYRWVRRELDLLMDGGAPAGGRFNHDHANREPPPKGARTLGAPAPYRPREDDLDEEVRADLDRWEHEDGIRFVGRDGPRRFPATRREALAALRRFTEHRLEGFGPYEDAMLADDAVMSHSLLSSSLNLGLLDPAECVAAAEDAWRAGRAPVHSVEGFVRQIAGWREYVWQLYWHFGESYRRRNALRHHTPLPGWFLELDADAVTARCLATVLGQVRDSGWTHHIPRLMVLGNFALQRGWDPREVTDWFHRCFVDGYDWVMLPNVIGMSQYADGGRMTTKPYTSGGAYIHRMSDLCHTCAYRPGDRTGDRACPYTTGYWTFVHHHRTLLTRNPRTSRAVHTLDRLADLDEVLRTGEQGEDPP from the coding sequence ATGACCACTGCGCACTGGCTGTTCGGTGACCAGCTCGGCCCGCACTTCCTCACCCGCGGCGAGGAGGGCCCCGCAGGTGATGCGCCGCTGGTGATGATCGAGGCCCGGTCGGTGTTCCGCCGGCGGCGCCTTCACCGGGCCAAGGCCCACCTCGTACTCTCCGCGATGCGCCACCGGGCGGCGGAGCTGGGCGACCGGATTCACTACGTGCGCGCCGAGACCTACCGGGAGGGACTGCGCGAGGCGGCAGGCGACAGCCCGGTCACCGTCCACCACCCCACCTCCCGGGCCGCCCTGCGCCTGGTCCGCTCCCTGGAGTCGGTGCGGGTGCTGCCCGCGCGCGGCTTCCTGCTGCCGCACGGCGCCTTCCGCGCCTGGGCCGAAGGACGCAACGGCAGGCGGCTGCGGCAGGAGGACTTCTACCGCTGGGTGCGCCGGGAGCTGGACCTGCTCATGGACGGCGGTGCCCCGGCCGGCGGACGCTTCAACCACGACCACGCCAACCGCGAACCTCCGCCGAAGGGCGCGCGCACCCTCGGCGCCCCCGCCCCCTACCGCCCCCGCGAAGACGACCTGGACGAAGAGGTACGCGCCGACCTCGACCGCTGGGAGCACGAGGACGGCATCCGCTTCGTCGGCCGGGACGGACCGCGCCGCTTCCCCGCCACCCGCCGCGAGGCCCTGGCCGCGCTGCGCCGTTTTACCGAGCACCGGCTGGAAGGCTTCGGCCCGTACGAGGACGCCATGCTCGCCGACGATGCGGTGATGAGCCACAGCCTGCTGTCCTCGTCCCTCAACCTCGGCCTGCTCGACCCCGCCGAGTGCGTGGCCGCGGCCGAAGACGCCTGGCGCGCCGGGCGGGCGCCGGTGCACAGCGTCGAGGGCTTCGTCCGGCAGATCGCAGGCTGGCGCGAGTACGTGTGGCAGCTTTACTGGCACTTCGGCGAGAGCTACCGTCGCCGCAACGCACTGCGCCACCACACGCCGCTGCCCGGATGGTTCCTCGAACTCGACGCGGACGCCGTCACCGCCCGCTGCCTGGCCACCGTGCTCGGGCAGGTGCGCGACTCCGGCTGGACCCACCACATCCCGCGACTGATGGTGCTCGGCAACTTCGCCCTGCAGCGCGGCTGGGACCCGCGCGAGGTGACCGACTGGTTCCACCGCTGCTTCGTCGACGGCTACGACTGGGTGATGCTGCCCAACGTCATCGGCATGTCCCAGTACGCCGACGGCGGCCGCATGACCACCAAGCCCTACACCTCCGGCGGCGCCTACATCCACCGCATGAGCGACCTGTGCCATACCTGCGCCTACCGCCCCGGCGACCGCACCGGCGACCGGGCCTGCCCCTACACCACCGGGTACTGGACCTTCGTCCACCACCACCGCACCCTGCTCACCCGCAACCCACGCACCAGCCGCGCCGTCCACACCCTCGACCGGCTCGCAGACCTGGACGAGGTCCTGCGCACCGGAGAGCAGGGTGAAGACCCGCCCTGA
- a CDS encoding CARDB domain-containing protein: MKRNQHGRRLIIGMAMAVLIGFGILPTAASAAAAPEAATADDSHSAAAAADLAAGKPIEASSTTQQYVASNANDGNVHTYWESNGYPSTLTVKLGANADITSIVIRLNPDPIWGARTQNLQILGREQAASGFTSLKARADYGFNPSANQNTVTIPVTGRVSDVRLTFFSNTGAPGGQVGDLQVIGTPAPNPDLVVSQLAWTPASPVESDTIRVSATVQNTGSAAAGATTVNISLSGQVAGSAPVPALAAGASTTVTVDVGRRAEGSYSVTGLVDPTNTVVEQNDDNNSRTAANQLVVGQSPGPDLQVTGISSNPANPAPGASVTFTVSVKNRGTSAVSATTVTRLTVGSTTLNGNTPAIAAGATATVPVSGSWTATNGGATLTATADATGVVTETNESNNAFARSIVVGRGAAVPYVEHEAEAGRYQGTLLEADPRRTFGHTNFASESSGRKSVRLNSTGQFVEFTSTSASNSIVVRNSIPDAPGGGGTEATISLYVNDTFARKLTLSSKHSWLYGNTDGPEALTNTPQADARRLFDESHALLSTTYPAGTRFKLQRDASDSAAFYIIDLIDLEQVAPPSSRPSGCTSITDYGAVPGDGLDDTAAIQRAVTADQNGDIGCVWIPPGQWRQEQKILTDDPLNRGQYNQVGIKDVTIRGAGMWHSQLYTLTEPHLAGGINHPHEGNFGFDIDSNTQISDIAIFGSGRIRGGPGGAEGGVGLNGRFGKGTRIANVWIEHANVGAWVGRDYDNIPELWGPADGLEFTGMRIRNTYADGINFTNGTRNSLVFNSSFRTTGDDALAVWANKYVKDQATDIGHDNHFRNNTIQLPWRANGIAVYGGYGNTIENNLVYDTANYPGIMLATDHDPLPFSGSTLIANNGLYRTGGAFWGEAQEFGAITLFAQGQNIPGVTIRDTDIEDSTYDGIQFKSGGGSTPDVKIDNVRISKSNNGAGIRAHGGARGSAALCNVTISDSADGDILVEPGSQFVINQGCQNKSPTS; this comes from the coding sequence ATGAAACGGAACCAGCACGGCCGACGGCTGATCATTGGCATGGCCATGGCCGTTCTGATCGGGTTCGGGATCCTGCCCACCGCCGCCTCCGCCGCCGCGGCGCCCGAAGCGGCCACCGCCGACGACTCCCACAGCGCCGCCGCGGCTGCCGACCTCGCGGCCGGCAAGCCCATCGAGGCGTCCTCCACGACCCAGCAGTACGTGGCGTCCAACGCCAACGACGGCAACGTCCACACCTACTGGGAGTCCAACGGGTACCCCTCGACGCTGACGGTGAAGCTCGGCGCCAACGCCGACATCACCTCGATCGTGATCAGGCTCAACCCCGACCCGATCTGGGGCGCCAGAACACAGAACCTCCAGATCCTCGGCCGCGAGCAGGCCGCCTCCGGCTTCACCTCGCTGAAGGCCCGGGCGGACTACGGCTTCAACCCGTCGGCCAACCAGAACACCGTGACGATCCCGGTCACCGGGCGCGTCAGCGACGTACGGCTGACGTTCTTCTCCAACACCGGCGCCCCCGGCGGCCAGGTCGGCGACCTCCAGGTCATCGGCACCCCGGCGCCCAACCCCGACCTGGTCGTGAGCCAGTTGGCCTGGACGCCCGCCTCGCCGGTGGAGAGCGACACGATCCGGGTGAGCGCGACGGTGCAGAACACCGGCTCGGCCGCGGCGGGTGCCACGACCGTCAACATCAGCCTCTCCGGCCAGGTCGCCGGCAGCGCTCCCGTGCCCGCGCTCGCAGCGGGCGCGTCGACCACCGTCACCGTCGACGTCGGCAGACGGGCGGAGGGGAGCTACTCCGTCACCGGTCTGGTCGACCCCACCAACACGGTCGTCGAGCAGAACGACGACAACAACAGCCGTACCGCGGCAAACCAGCTCGTGGTCGGCCAGAGCCCCGGCCCCGACCTCCAGGTGACCGGCATCAGCTCCAACCCGGCGAACCCGGCCCCCGGCGCCTCGGTCACGTTCACCGTCTCGGTCAAGAACCGCGGGACGAGCGCGGTGAGCGCCACCACGGTCACCCGGCTGACGGTCGGGAGCACCACGCTCAACGGGAACACCCCGGCCATCGCCGCCGGTGCCACGGCCACCGTGCCCGTCAGCGGGAGCTGGACCGCCACGAACGGCGGCGCCACCCTCACCGCCACGGCCGACGCGACCGGCGTCGTCACCGAGACCAACGAGTCCAACAACGCGTTCGCCCGCTCGATCGTGGTCGGGCGCGGGGCCGCCGTCCCGTACGTCGAACACGAGGCGGAGGCCGGCCGCTACCAGGGCACCCTGCTGGAAGCCGACCCCCGGCGCACCTTCGGGCACACCAACTTCGCCAGCGAGTCCTCTGGCCGGAAGTCGGTCCGCCTGAACAGCACCGGCCAGTTCGTGGAGTTCACCTCCACGAGCGCCTCGAACTCGATCGTCGTACGCAACTCCATCCCCGACGCCCCGGGCGGCGGCGGCACCGAGGCCACCATCAGCCTCTACGTCAACGACACCTTCGCCCGGAAGCTGACCCTGTCCTCCAAGCACAGCTGGCTGTACGGGAACACCGACGGCCCCGAGGCGCTGACCAACACGCCGCAGGCCGACGCCCGCCGGCTCTTCGACGAGTCACACGCGCTGCTCTCGACCACGTATCCGGCCGGCACCCGGTTCAAGCTGCAGCGCGACGCGTCCGACTCCGCCGCGTTCTACATCATCGACCTGATCGACCTCGAACAGGTGGCGCCCCCGTCGAGCCGGCCGAGCGGGTGCACCTCGATCACGGACTACGGCGCCGTGCCGGGCGACGGACTCGACGACACCGCCGCCATCCAGCGCGCCGTGACCGCCGACCAGAACGGCGACATCGGCTGCGTGTGGATCCCCCCGGGGCAGTGGCGGCAGGAGCAGAAGATCCTCACCGACGACCCGCTCAACCGCGGGCAGTACAACCAGGTGGGCATCAAGGACGTCACCATCCGCGGCGCGGGCATGTGGCACTCCCAGCTCTACACCCTGACCGAGCCGCATCTCGCGGGCGGCATCAACCATCCCCACGAGGGCAACTTCGGCTTCGACATCGACAGCAACACGCAGATCTCCGACATCGCCATCTTCGGCTCGGGCCGGATCCGCGGCGGACCGGGAGGCGCCGAGGGCGGCGTGGGCCTCAACGGCCGGTTCGGCAAGGGCACCAGGATCGCCAACGTGTGGATCGAGCACGCCAACGTGGGCGCCTGGGTCGGCCGCGACTACGACAACATCCCGGAACTGTGGGGGCCGGCCGACGGCCTGGAGTTCACCGGTATGCGGATCCGCAACACGTACGCCGACGGCATCAACTTCACCAACGGCACGCGGAACTCACTGGTGTTCAACTCCTCGTTCCGCACCACCGGTGACGACGCACTGGCCGTATGGGCGAACAAGTACGTCAAGGACCAGGCCACGGACATCGGGCACGACAACCACTTCAGGAACAACACCATTCAGCTGCCCTGGCGGGCCAACGGCATCGCGGTCTACGGCGGCTACGGCAACACCATCGAGAACAACCTCGTCTACGACACGGCGAACTACCCCGGCATCATGCTGGCCACCGACCACGACCCGCTGCCCTTCTCCGGATCCACGCTGATCGCCAACAACGGCCTCTACCGCACGGGCGGCGCGTTCTGGGGAGAGGCCCAGGAGTTCGGCGCCATCACGCTGTTCGCGCAGGGCCAGAACATTCCCGGCGTGACCATCCGCGACACCGATATCGAGGACTCGACGTACGACGGCATCCAGTTCAAGTCCGGCGGCGGCAGCACGCCCGACGTGAAGATCGACAACGTGCGGATCTCCAAGTCGAACAACGGCGCCGG